DNA sequence from the Nicotiana tomentosiformis chromosome 3, ASM39032v3, whole genome shotgun sequence genome:
ACTAGGACGAGAATGAGTTAATTAAGTTGTTGCAAAAATAAGGGTTCAATCCCTAGATATTGAGTTACTTTTGTTAAGGAGTGTTTTATCTTCAACGTGGAACTTTCCGATGCGACTCcgaatttagtcgagcctttaTATATGAATACGGACATCGGGGAGAGAAAAGAAATGGGTGTTGCACGTGGTCAATTTGACAAAGGGAGAATCGAAACAAAACATTAGCCAGCAAGCAGAATCCCAACTATGTCACATAAGAAAGGAACATATAATTTGGATAGGATTTGCAGGCTGCTCCGGTAAATATTCACCACTCGCCGGATCCTACCTCTTCTTTCCTTTTCTCCACCACACAAATTAATAATGCAATGtgcttttttttttggttaaataaTGCAATGTGCTTTGCTTTGTCAACTTCTACATAATAGTATATAATACTAATATTACTGTGCAATTTGCCAGGTCTTTTTTTCTGCTTTTCTGGATAACTAGTGTTCAAATTGTCAGTCATCTTTGAATCTTGAAACAAACTCATTATCTCCTCAGTACAACCCCTgcatttcttctctttctttctcCTATTCCTATTTGTTCATAAAATGGCTAGTGTTTCAGCTACTTGTCTCAGATTTGGGTGTTCACTCAATCAGTCGTTCAAGACATCACAGGTTATTGATAAAAACTTACAAATGGTTGTCATTATCTGCTATTATACTTTGCAAATAGGTTGAAGCCTTTGGTTGGGATTTTCACATGATTAATTTTCTTTTGCATTATTAATGTAGCATGTACTGACTACTTCCATTCCTAATTTGTGGTGCAAAAATTGGTTtacataaataaataattgaTTGAATCCTTGTGCAGATAAGCGGAGGAAATGCAGGTCTGAAGTTGGTTTCTGTAGGTTGGGCAAGGACTGCTGGTTTCCCTTCTCTCAGAACCTCCCGCTTCCGTGTTTCTTGTGTAAATCTTCTTTTTCATGCCCCTCCATTTAATCTTGTATTTACGCTCGGTAATGTAgcatttgtattaaaaaaattaagTCCTTAAAAAATTAAATGAGCTAAAACCAGTATTACGTACCTGATCTATTGACCTTACAAAATCTAGAAGTGGCAAAATCAACCGTTACTCTTTCACCTACTCAAGTTTAAACAGGTTGGGTTATAACATGCTTGTTGACTTGATTATTCAACAGGTTGAATTTGAAATGATTCATACATACCAAATCTAATTTAAATTTTGAGGTTATATAAATCTGAAGGGAAAAAAAACTTAAGTTAATCATTTAGAAAAATGCATTAGTTCTTTTTTTTCCCTTCAAAAATCAAACCAAAAAGGGGAGGTTGGACATGtgggtaaatttcacaaatggtcatataactatgactttttttcactaaagtcatataactttgttttttcacataaaaatcataaaactttcactaactcacacaaaaatcatagtggTCGGAAATAAATTTTccggtagtattttcttattttacgttttttattttttattttcagtttaataaataattacccaattaaaatagaagaaatatgagtatatttttaaccgctcctaaaaataatagccgatgaaatattttatatatatatatatatatatatatatatatatatatatatatatatatatatggggggggggggggggattataTACATTATACATATAACATACACattctatatatattttttggctaGCAAATACAATTAGTTTCGATCGGACggttgattttatatttttttcttaaaataggaATGGCCCAACCCAACCTAACCCAATACCCATATACGTaagttaaaataatactaaaactgAATTCTTTCCCCATAAAAAAATTAGTTCAGAATGCATGAGATTCTGACcaaaaaagtaaagaaataaaatgtataattagagagcacttgaaataaaaatgctaccaatttaaataaaaatctttaaaaataaaaataaaagatagaagtatcatgttttgaaggatttattattcacttttagtattattttaatttatatgtaTGAGTATTGAGTCGGGTGGGCCAGGTCGGGTTGAATCATTCCTAttttaattggattattatttattaaactgaaaataaaaaataaaaaaccacaaaataagaaaatactactaaTATACTACAAAATAAGAATATATTTTTCGatcactatgatttttgtgtgagttaataaaaaatttatttttttgtgtgagaaaacataGTTACGTGACTTTGAtgaaaaaagtcatagttatatgatttATGTGTAAGAAAACAAAGTTATATAACTTTAGTGAAAAAAAATTATAGTTATATGACCATTTATAAAATTTATAGACTAACAAACTTTAGGCAAGTGGGGTCATGATACTttgtttattttaaaaaatttctaCTACATGGTGGATTGGGGAAGAAAGGAAAAAGGGATAATGAGACTCGAACGCACATCTATTATTATATGAGAAATTTTGACTGATACCATTAGATTATAAGTTAAGGTAATAGTTGGGCCATGGCATATTTGTTGATTTGATTTGTTTCAACCTACAGGCAAAGCCAGAGACGGTTGAGAAGGTAATAAGCATAGTGAGGAAGCAACTCGCTTTACCTGCAGACACTAAAGTAAACGCTGAATCTACGTTCAATACGGATCTCGGTGCTGACTCTCTTGACACTGTGAGTACTAATTTATATCTTTTACTTATTGATTTGCTTCTGCAATTCCATGCACATATGTAGAATGATCCAATTACTCTGTAAATGTCTGTGACGAgcaggtggagattgtgatggcACTGGAAGAGGAATTTGGCATTGCAGTAGAAGAAGAGAATTCTGAGACTATTGTAACAGTTCAAGATGCTGCTGACTTGATTGAAAAACTTGTTGAAAAGAAAGCAGCTTAATTATAGACAAATAGGATGGAGAAATTCGAGACTTGAGAGCGAGTTTATCTCAATTTTTATTGGACTGATTGTAATTGATATTCTTGGATTGCAGACCATTGATATCATtctttttttgcaatattttgtaTTTTAGGTATCTGAATGATGACTTATCTTTCATACTTTTTTCTTATTATTCCAAGTTTCCCATGTTACTAATTAGATTTACAATGGTATTTTATTAGTTATATTAACTATTCCGATAATGCTTCTAATAACCTCCAATAATACTTTGCTTCAGACAAAGTTGTTAACGTCTACTGATCTTTCGTCTAGTTGTATTGCCAACTGTGATATTAATAATGGAGATGAGTGTGCAGTCGTCATGATTAATTGTGTGAAAGTTTTGGCATATATATCATTTTTGTAGGAGTGCCTTGTCACTTTTATAATTTATACATCTAATCTAATGCAAGGGCAATGCAGGGGGCAGGGTGTTGCACTACAGGGACACGCCGCAAAAATTCTACAAAGTTTAAATTTCTAGCTTTTTCAAAATAAAACTAACATTTGAAAGTATTTAAACTAAGAAAATGTATAAAAATAGTATGCATGCAAAAGAAAAATCCATCTAGTTATAATAACATATACACAATTATACATGATAAATTTTTGCAAATCACCAAATTTGAATTACTGAGcaatatattatagtatatgctATATTCATATTTCAcgaaaacaaaaaaatatatcGAAGAATCAATGACGGATAATTCAAAAAGTAAATCATGGATCGAGTATTCTTggacagtgttttaaaaggcgtgggcgtaaggcggagCGTTTTACATATACCTCAGAGggggcgtaagccccgaggcgcgggcgtaagccccataggtatttaatttttaatattttataaaataatataatgacagttaatatttataaacaggtaaaattacataaaaattgaagaaaactatatatatgtgtgctccatccccacaaaaaactaatcaaaacaatctattatatatacgttacttacaagcacaagtaacttgagtataaaagaataaagttttctatatgaaggaacaaaaaggatgattaacctgcaatttgaactttgaatttgctgttttgaagaaaaatgtagttctctttgtatttgtaaaaaaaattaaacattgttgcttttgaaaaatattagcagactagcggacaagatacaAATTTgaaaaaaccatgaattagggcttaaatcaataaaaaaggtctttacttttaaatttaatacttttgagttccttttttaaccttttgagtaattaccaaactgacttttgagaatttgggtattatatgaaggactaattcaacaaattttgttttaatttgaaaaaattctctagggcttactccttactaaaaaaatgcgccccgaacgcccgggtgTATGCCCCGAATGCCCGGACGTATGCCCCGAATGCCCGGGCGTACGTCCCAAATTacggggcgtacgcctcttgagactttcgccccacaccatcgcccctgagcatttttggtacgcctcgccccggggctcgccccagaaatgccttttaaaacagagttCTTGGAATGGACAGGCAAAACAACTCAATGCATATAACATGGAGTCGAACTCTAGTTGCACCGAAAGAAAAGGTGTTTGGATAGTTGTATAGGGTGAATATGATATGGCACATAGTCATCTGAAGGAAAggcacgtggaacccaagacggggatGGCCGAAGATCGAACGCAACCATTTCGCTTGTCATCggaagggataacgttcataaaggtgtattaaatgctctgcgcatagtagcatttaataaggaatattctgcagcattaagagcgacggcccgttacagagaatttggcatttatgttcaccgttacatcttaaatgaccctcataattgacattaaagtaggacacgatcctaggacctccttccctagacacaacaataaatagtgagctcagttatcattgaaAATGACatgaattttctggctaaacttacactacattctatacaaaatttaataaaatCTTACTTTCCCGctatttgatctcatcattgatGTGCCCGAAAACCATGTTCCCGAAACTGTCATCTCCAttatttcatctacattttaaggctaagtattgtacatttcttcaattattgtattatttcaggatcaaattagttcacttgtctagaaaccacgtataaattcaattgtatcattttacaggtaaacagtttggcgcccaccgtggggcctagacagctgtgcaattaaattgatcattaccttttttactaacgtgatttgattattgtgtcttagaaaaaattaaaaaaaatggcagataacactgttaacaacacgcacaaccctgaaattcgaagggatcaacctcatttcgaggattcaatcagtgacacccgcaatgaggggaaTGACGCCACGCCGGTGCATGATAGGCAGTACTATCGACAggttcgggagacaactcccgatgatgctgatgagaAGTATGTCGTGGATGCGAtgagggtcctgcaagagcaacaggcgatcattctaggccatctcacgcggcaggataaggttatgactaAGCTGAAGCATGCGCTATCGggggcttcgaataatgcaaaccgacgagatccaattcctcctaGTGTTCCCGCAAACTAAACAAtgcagagagtcgacaacaacactcccaggggtgaagtGGGCTCCGACAGGACTGGGAGGAGCGGATCCGGTCTCAACAATGAGAACGACcagttcaagaatgaacttttacagtttatgagggaagtaaatgcCCGCATAGACCAAATCCCATGCTCGCCACAGTATTAAAAGGCccggactcgaagaagtatactcaattgtcaTACAATCTGGTGCGGCATCAgaactaatcccgaagcggttcaaaatgtcttaagtgccaaagtatgacgggacttcagacccacatgagcatattaccacctacacaacgacagtaaaagaaaatgatttagctcctcacgaaattgaatttatgttgctgaagaaatttaaagaaactctcacgaggggaacTCTAACGTGAtattcattattacccgagcattccatatattcctttgagatgctcgcggattctttcatcaaggctcatgccagGGCCAGAAAAGTACAAGCCCGGAAGACCGACATATTCAGTATCGCACAGAGAGAATCCAAATTATTACTAGAGTTCATTtcccgattccagaaagaaagaatgttgctcccggctgtcccggatgaatgggcagttgaagcattcaccaaaggattgaatatgagaagctcagacgcttcctgaaagctgaaggagagcctgcttgagtttcaagcaacaacttgggcagatgtccacaaccggtacgagtcaaagataaggatcaaaGATGACCAAGTCTGTTCTACATCATCGatcaaaggacgggagaagagcagagaaaaatcaaaggatgactacgatGCGGACAGACAAACTTTGAGGGGCCATTTTTTGCCTTACGAGCGGACCG
Encoded proteins:
- the LOC104114426 gene encoding acyl carrier protein 1, chloroplastic-like is translated as MASVSATCLRFGCSLNQSFKTSQISGGNAGLKLVSVGWARTAGFPSLRTSRFRVSCAKPETVEKVISIVRKQLALPADTKVNAESTFNTDLGADSLDTVEIVMALEEEFGIAVEEENSETIVTVQDAADLIEKLVEKKAA